A region of the Streptomyces sp. NBC_00442 genome:
ATCGGCCCGTCCCCTCTGGTCACGGACGAGACGATGACCGCCGACTACGGCAAGGGTCGCGCCCCCTGGGGCCAGGACCTGCGCGGGGATGCGGCGGCCATCAGCCTCTACCAGCGCCACCTGTTGATCACGGGCCTGTCGAACCAGGGCAAGACCGTGGCGCTGCGGTCGCTGGCTCTGTGGCTGGCGCTGGACAAGTCGGTGCAGTTCCTGATGGGTGACCTCAAGGGCGTGGGCGACTGGGCCATGTTCGACGGGCTGGCGAAGACGCTGATTCAGGGCCCGACGGACGATCACGTCATCCAGGTCACGGAGATGGTTGAGGGTGCGGTGGATGAGATGAACCGCCGCATCCAGGCACCGCAGGGGACCGCGTTCCCGCCGCTCATCGTGCTCGTAGATGAGGCGCAGGTGGCGTTCATGTGCCCGGCCAAGGACGACGAGAAGCGCCCCTACGGCGGCTCGAAAGCCAACTCCCGCTACTTCATGGCCGTCCGCAAGATCCACAACCAGGGTCGGGCCGTGAACGTCCTGATGTGGCAGGGCACCCAGGACCCGACCAACGAGAACCTGCCCAAGCTCGTGCGCGAAGGCGCCCACACCCGAGCATCGCTCGCGCTCGGCACCGAGTCCCAGGCCCGCATGGCGCTGGGGGACAAGGCCGTTGACGGCGGCGCCGCCCCGAACCTGCTCCGCCCGGGGCTGGACCGGGGAACGCTGGTCGTCGCGTCCGACGGCATCGCCATTCCCGCGGGACAGGCCTCCATCACGGTCCGCACGCACTACGTCGACGACGACGCGGCCAAGGCCATCACCGAGCGGGCCAAGGCCCTGCGCGACGGCGTCACCACCCTGACCGTCATCGAGAAGGGCGAGCAGCGTGACCCGCTCGCCGACATCGCCTCTGTGGTCGGCACCGCAGAGCGGGTCCGCACGAAGGATGTCCTTGCCCGGCTCGCGTCGCTCAACGCCGGCGCCTACGGCAAGTGGTCCTTCCTCGACCTCAAGCGCGTCCTGGACGGCACCGGGGCCGAGCCCTACAAGTCTGATGGCGTGATGGTCGTCGGCCGCGACCGCGTCTCCCGGGCACTCGCCAACCGCGACGCAGACGGTTCCGCTTCCGCCGCGTAGATCAGGGAGCGAACCCCCGGCGGGTCAGGGAGGCAGGGAGAACTCCCTAACCCCCTCCCTGACCCGCCTCCCTGGCTCCCACCTGCGCAAATGATCTGCCAGGGAGTCAGGGAGGCCCGCAGGTCAGCACCCCCGAAACCCCCTCTACAGCGCACCCGGCAGGGGGTGCCTCCGCCTCCCTGCCTCACTCCGGAAGGGATTCCGCATGTTCCCCGAACACCCCCGGCACGTCCCCGCTGAACGGGCCGTCGAAGTCCACCACCCCACCCCGATACCGCCCATCCCGGCGCCGCTCGTACCGATGCAACCGAGCACCGTGCCGACCGTGGCGAGCATCGTCCTGCCCAACGGCCAGATCGTCACCGGCTACGCCATCGAGCCCGCCAAGCCCGAACCGCTCGCCGCCAAACCGGCCGTGTCCCGCACCGCCGTGAACGTCGCACTCGGCGGCATCGGCTTCGCCGCTGTGTGCGGCGGGCTACTCGTCCTAACGACGTTCATCGCCGCCATGGCCGCCCTGATCCACCAGCTCATCATTCTCGCCGCCGTGATCTTCGGTGGCTGGATCGCCGTACAGGTCCTCGGACCCCGCCCCGGGGACGGCGGCACCGTCGTCAACATCCGCAAAGCGATCTTCAAGCGCAACCACTTCCACGGCTAGCTACGCCAAGGGCGGCCCCCGTCTCGCCAAAGTCCGGGGCCGCCCTTGCCTGCCAGCACTCATCACAGAACTGGAGACACCCAGCATGACCCAACACGACCCCGACGTGAAGCGAGCCTTACTCGATACGGCTCTCACGGCTGCCGAATGCGGCTGGCACGTCTTCCCGCTGCGTCCCGGCACCAAGCGCCCGGCCCTGCACGGCGAAGCCTCATGCTCCGCCACGGGCCCGTGCGCCAGCGGGCACCGCAAGTGGGAGCAGCGCGCCACCACCGACCTCGACCGCATCCGAGCGACGTGGGAGCGGACACCGTTCAACATCGGTATCGCCACCGGCCCTTCCGGGCTGGTCGTCGTCGACCTGGACGTGCCCAAGCAGAACGACAACAGCAATGCGGACACGCCTTGCGGCGTGACGACCTTTAAGGCGCTCTGCGAGCGCACCGGCCACGCCGTCCCCGACACCTACCGGGTGCGGACTGCGAGCGGCGGACAGCACCTCTACTTCACCGCACCGACAGGTGTCCGGTTAGCCAACACGGCGGGCTCACTGGCCCCGTTGGTCGACACACGGGCATGGGGCGGGTACGTCGTCGCCCCGGGCAGCATCACGCCGACCGGCGCTTACGAGACGGCGAGCGATACGCCGGTAGCTCCCCTGCCCGCATGGCTGGTGCGGCTACTCCAACCGGCGCCCGCGCGCCCGGCCAGGCCGTTGCGGCTGCCCGCAGTGAGTGGGAGCCGTGCGGCGCGGGCCGCGCTGGCTGCGGAGTGCGCCGTGGTCACCGCGTCGCCGGACAAGCAGCGCAACATCACGCTCAACCGGTGCGCGTTCAAGGTGGGGCGGTTCGTCGCGTGGGGCGACATCCCCCGGCACGTGGTGGAAGAGGCCTTCCAAGCGGCGGGGGAGGCGCGGGGACTCACCGCTGCGGAGTGCCGCTCCACCATCGCGAGCGCCCTCAACAGCTCCCTGCGCAAAGCCCGTTCCCGGGATGCGGCATGAGCCCGCGACTGCCTTCCGCCTTGGAAGGCCAACCCGCCGCCACCGGCCCGCACGCCGCCGAATCCGCCCCGCCCCGGCCGGTCGTGGGCGCCCCGAAAGGCGTCGCCCGAAGGGCGTCCGCTTCATCGGTTCGCTGTGGCCGGCACAACTACGACGACGGCCGCCGCCCCGTGGCCTGGCTCCACATCTGCGCGCCGCGTGGCGCCGTGCCCACGGCGACCTCGAAGTGCTTGTGCGGCCGGGACCGCAGCGCCGTTGGCCACCGCCGGGTGCTCGCGCTCATCGACGACCACACCGCCCACCTTGACCGCTGCCCGCTCTGCGCTCCCCGGGAAGGCAGGACCGCCGCATGACCACCACCCCGCCCCCGCCGTCCATCGACGGCGCCGCACTCCTCGATGACGTCGAAGCGTTCCACCGCCGCTTCAACATCTTCCCCAGTGAAGCCGCCTACGTCGCCGTCGCGTTGTGGGACGCACACGCCCACCTGCTCGACTGCTTCGACTCCACCCCGCGTCTGGCGTTCCTGTCCCCGGAGCCGGGATCAGGCAAGTCGCGGGCGCTGGAAATCGTGGAAACCCTCGTGCCACGCCCCATGGTCGCGGTGAACGCGTCCGCCGCCGCGCTCTTCCGCGCGGTGTCCGGTGCCGAGGGTCGGCCCACGATCCTGTTCGACGAGATCGACACCGTCTTCGGTCCAAAGGCCGGGGACAACGAGGAACTGCGCGGGTTCCTCAACGCCGGACACCGCCGCACCGGGGTCACCTACCGGTGCGTGGGCGACAGCCAGACCGTCACCCCGTTCCCGTCCTACGCCGCCGTCGCGGTCGCAGGTCTCGGCTCCCTGCCCGACACGATCCTGACCCGCGCCGTCATCATCCGTATGCGCCGCCGGGCCCGCAACGAGAAGGTGGAACCCTTCCGCGCCCGCCTGCACGAGAAGGAAGGCCACGCCCTGCGGGACCGCCTTGCCGAGTGGGCTGAGCAGGCACGCGGCTGGGTCATGGGCGCGTGGCCCGAGATGCCCGAAGGGGTCAGCGACCGGCCCGCCGACGTGTGGGAAGGACTCCTGTCCATCGCGGACGCGGCCGGGGGCGACTGGCCCAAGCGCGCCCGCCAAGCCTGCCTGACGCTCGTGGAAGCCTCCCGCGCCAACGACAAAGGCAGTCTCGGCATCCGCCTCCTGACCGACCTACGCGACCACGTCCTGATCGGCATCGACCGCCTGCCCACCGTCGCCATCCTGGACCGGCTCAACGCACTTGATGACGCCCCGTGGGCCGACCTCAACGGCCGGCCGCTCGACAACCGGCGCCTGTCCAAGATGCTCAGCGACTACGTGACCGCCGACGGCGACCCCATCGCCTCCCGCAACATCCGCACGAGCGGCGGAATCCTCAAGGGATTCTTCGCCGAAGACCTCACCGACGCGTGGGCCCGCTACTGCCCGTCTCCCACGTCCGCTACAAGCGCTACGCCGCTACATCCCAGCTCAGAGCCCCTGCCCCTGTAGCGGCAAACCCAGATGTAGCGGCTACGGCCCCCACCCCCCGAAACGGCCGTAGCCGCTACATCCCACCCCTCCGCTACAAAAATTATGCCGCTGACCTGCGATGTAGCGGCGTAGCGGATGTAGCGGACCCCAGAGAAGGGGCCCGACCCCTCCCCCTCGCAGACACGAGGAGACACCCGTGAGCACCGCGCTGCCTGCCTCACACGACGTCGTCACCGTCCCCGAGGCGATGACGGCCCTGCGGCTGAGCCGCAGCAAGATCTACGACCTCATCCGTTCGGGAGTGCTGCGCAGCTACACCGAAGGCCGTGCACGCCGCATCCCGACAGAGGCACTTCAGACCTACATCCACAACAAGCTTGAGGAGGCTGCCTGATGGCCAAGCGCCGCGCCAACGGTGAAGGAACGATCACCAAGCGGAAGGACGGTCGCTATCACGCGGCGGCCTACGTCTACCGCCCGGACGGCACCCGGGTCCGGAAGTTCGTCTACGGCAAGAACCGCGACGAAGTTGCGGGCAAGCTCACCGAGATCCAGGAGAAGACTCGGCAGGGCATCCCGGCCGCCACGTCCGCCATGGCGTTCGGGGACTACTTGACGTACTGGCTGGCGGCCGTGGCGCCGGCACGGCTGAAGCCCGCAACCCTCAACAGCTACGAAGGGCTGACCCGCCTCTACATTCGTCCCGCGCTCGGCAAGAAGAAGCTGAACCGCCTCTCCCCCGCCGATGTGCAGCTGTTCCTGCTGGAGTTCAAGTCCGGCTGTCTGTGCTGCCTGCGGGGCGTCGACGCCGGACGCCCCGAGGGTGAGCGAACTTGCTGCGCGGTCCGGCAGTGCTGCAAGCGGCGGCCGTCTGCCCGCACGGTCCAGTACACGCACGCCGTATTGCGCTCTGCGCTCCAACAGGCGGTCCGGGAGGAGCTGATCGCGCGCAACGTCGCCCGGATCGTCGAAACGCCCAGCGTCGAACGCCAGGAGGTACACCCCTTGGACGCAGGAGAAGCCCGTCTGCTCCTCAAGACCACCCGGCCGCACCGCCTGTACGCCCTGTGGCTACTGCTGATCAGTACGGGGCTGCGACGCGGTGAGGCGCTGGCCCTCACGTGGTCGGACATCGACCTTGAGAACGGACAGCTCCGCGTCCGGCGGAACCTTCAGCGGATCAAGCGGGAGCTGCTGTTCGGCACGCCCAAGACCGCACGGTCCATCCGTACGGTCTCCCTGCCCAAGCACTGTGTGGCTGCTTTGCGTGCCCATGCAGAACAGCAGACGCGGGAGCGAGCGGTGGCCGGCGAGAAGTGGAAGCCCCCGGCAGAGCAGCCCAACGGCCTGGTGTTCACCACGGCCACCGGCCGGGCCACGGACCCCCGCAGCCTGAACCGGATGCTCACGATCCTGTGCCGGGACGCCAAGGTGCGGCGGGTGCGGGTGCACGATCTTCGGCACACGTGCGCGTCGCTGCTCCTGGCTCAGGGGGTCGACGCGCGCACGATCATGGAGACGCTCGGTCACAGCACCATCACCATGACGCTGGATACCTACGCTCACGTGATGCAGACGACCTTGCGCGCGGCTGCTGACCGTATGGACGACGCGTTGGGTCTGGCCGAAGAGAAAGAGGCGGACGGGGATGAAACGGAGCCCGACGCCGCAGCCTGAGTCCGCCCGACGGGGACGTTGATGTCACCCGTTGATGTCAAAGGCCCCCTGGACGATGTCCAGGGGGCCTTTGACCTGTGTGCACTCGGCAGGATTCGAACCTGCAACCTTCTGATCCGTAGTCAGATGCTCTATCCGTTAAGCTACGAGTGCTTGTGCTTCCGGGGTTTTTTCTGCCCCGTCGGCGTTGCGAGAACAACATTACATGACCTGCGCCGTGACGCGAAATCCATTCCCCTCACCGCCTCTGACCTGCGCAAATGCCTCTGTGTGAGCAGACGCGTCGGGTGCGGTTCCCCCGGACGGGTGCGTGGGGCGGGGCGAAAACCGGCCGGGGTGGGCGGGGCCCGGAACGGCCGAAGCCCCGGCCGTGGGGCCGGGGCTTCGGGTGGTGCTGGCGGAGGCGGAGGGATTTGAACCCTCGATGGGCTTTAAGACCCAAACCGCATTAGCAGTGCGGCGCCATAGACCGGACTAGGCGACGCCTCCAGCACACCGTCGCTCGCGCGAGTGGTGCGTGCAGATGATGACACAGCCTTGCGGGCCGTCACCAATCGGATCCCACGGTACTAGGCAGATGGGCACCAGAGCAAAGGCGTTCGCCGCGCGCCGCAACGCCCGGCGCCGACGCGC
Encoded here:
- a CDS encoding DUF3631 domain-containing protein, with amino-acid sequence MTTTPPPPSIDGAALLDDVEAFHRRFNIFPSEAAYVAVALWDAHAHLLDCFDSTPRLAFLSPEPGSGKSRALEIVETLVPRPMVAVNASAAALFRAVSGAEGRPTILFDEIDTVFGPKAGDNEELRGFLNAGHRRTGVTYRCVGDSQTVTPFPSYAAVAVAGLGSLPDTILTRAVIIRMRRRARNEKVEPFRARLHEKEGHALRDRLAEWAEQARGWVMGAWPEMPEGVSDRPADVWEGLLSIADAAGGDWPKRARQACLTLVEASRANDKGSLGIRLLTDLRDHVLIGIDRLPTVAILDRLNALDDAPWADLNGRPLDNRRLSKMLSDYVTADGDPIASRNIRTSGGILKGFFAEDLTDAWARYCPSPTSATSATPLHPSSEPLPL
- a CDS encoding helix-turn-helix domain-containing protein is translated as MSTALPASHDVVTVPEAMTALRLSRSKIYDLIRSGVLRSYTEGRARRIPTEALQTYIHNKLEEAA
- a CDS encoding bifunctional DNA primase/polymerase, with the protein product MTQHDPDVKRALLDTALTAAECGWHVFPLRPGTKRPALHGEASCSATGPCASGHRKWEQRATTDLDRIRATWERTPFNIGIATGPSGLVVVDLDVPKQNDNSNADTPCGVTTFKALCERTGHAVPDTYRVRTASGGQHLYFTAPTGVRLANTAGSLAPLVDTRAWGGYVVAPGSITPTGAYETASDTPVAPLPAWLVRLLQPAPARPARPLRLPAVSGSRAARAALAAECAVVTASPDKQRNITLNRCAFKVGRFVAWGDIPRHVVEEAFQAAGEARGLTAAECRSTIASALNSSLRKARSRDAA
- a CDS encoding FtsK/SpoIIIE domain-containing protein, with protein sequence MDSNVVRLTKSTTPAPQGASGASVAAVAAPGAEKPSVPLWVRSGRAVHGIVAHEHTRTAARLTVRHGMYVVGGTRIVAKRTWEGRTATRYERMLRAAEAAGNYEVAAEWEERGQRFRDARHRRRMDLLHSPLDAAKGVAVSAGMGVGSLVALGVVMAIATKDVTQVVTPLMATVEFINLLITVATVVWGPAVTMGPFLALLALWGVGRHQQAAPNWALPAAVRNGEGEPITPSIVVKALRDLGVPALGRAIKEMGDAGAAMLGPIRIAGCGVEVDVTLPSGVSTNEVQNRRRKLAENLSRHEHEVFITIPQAARTVRLWVADSGALDEPIGPSPLVTDETMTADYGKGRAPWGQDLRGDAAAISLYQRHLLITGLSNQGKTVALRSLALWLALDKSVQFLMGDLKGVGDWAMFDGLAKTLIQGPTDDHVIQVTEMVEGAVDEMNRRIQAPQGTAFPPLIVLVDEAQVAFMCPAKDDEKRPYGGSKANSRYFMAVRKIHNQGRAVNVLMWQGTQDPTNENLPKLVREGAHTRASLALGTESQARMALGDKAVDGGAAPNLLRPGLDRGTLVVASDGIAIPAGQASITVRTHYVDDDAAKAITERAKALRDGVTTLTVIEKGEQRDPLADIASVVGTAERVRTKDVLARLASLNAGAYGKWSFLDLKRVLDGTGAEPYKSDGVMVVGRDRVSRALANRDADGSASAA
- a CDS encoding tyrosine-type recombinase/integrase gives rise to the protein MAKRRANGEGTITKRKDGRYHAAAYVYRPDGTRVRKFVYGKNRDEVAGKLTEIQEKTRQGIPAATSAMAFGDYLTYWLAAVAPARLKPATLNSYEGLTRLYIRPALGKKKLNRLSPADVQLFLLEFKSGCLCCLRGVDAGRPEGERTCCAVRQCCKRRPSARTVQYTHAVLRSALQQAVREELIARNVARIVETPSVERQEVHPLDAGEARLLLKTTRPHRLYALWLLLISTGLRRGEALALTWSDIDLENGQLRVRRNLQRIKRELLFGTPKTARSIRTVSLPKHCVAALRAHAEQQTRERAVAGEKWKPPAEQPNGLVFTTATGRATDPRSLNRMLTILCRDAKVRRVRVHDLRHTCASLLLAQGVDARTIMETLGHSTITMTLDTYAHVMQTTLRAAADRMDDALGLAEEKEADGDETEPDAAA